GGGTGAACCTAACCACTACAATAGAAAGGGGTCCCACAAAAACCATTTACCACGTGGGCCACCCATGGCCAATTTATGAACTGCATGGCATTGGTCAGGACAGTGTTTCCCaatcagtgtgcctccagctgttgcaaaactatacctcccagcatgcccgcacagccaaagtctgtccgggcatgctgggagttgtagttttgcaacagctggaggcacgctggttgggaaacactgggtcAGGAGATTTCTTTCATAGGTGCCATATCCAAAAGAGCCTATCCTCTCCGATTTTCTCCACAATCCAAGCAGCTTACTATGAAACTGGTGTGCCCTTTACCTGGGGTGTTTAGACCAAGCTCTGCTGCTGCAAGTACATTCGGTACTGCGCTGAGGTATACATCGGAGCTATATAAATAACGAGGACCAGAATgtgcatcattattattattatttagtaaCATTTTCATTGCATTATTAGAAGTAACATCAGTCCATCATCATTACAATGGAACCTGTTCCTCTGCTGTAATACattattatattaataaaagATCATTTATTagtttaatacataaaatatcaaattgagatttgaaaataaatacatttggtACTGAAAAGTTCAGAATAGCAAATGATTACATGATTTTGTGCAAGTCgtaatatataaatattaaaaaatactTAGGCACTTAACTATTAACCCTATCCTCAAAAAAAAGTGTTTCCGAAATTACTAGGAAAAtgtacaaaaagtgcaacaaagTTTGAGTTaaataaccataaaaaaaaaatctaatagaaAGAGAGGCTCCTATGATTTGGTCCAGCATTAGTTTTGGACGTAGAAGTTTAGAGATACTGATCACTTAGACTAAGCACTGGTGCCCGGCCCCCAACATATGCACGCTGGGCCAGTGGTTCCGCTCGGCCTGCATGACTGGCTGCAACCATGGCACGTGACCGTAAGCCTTGCTTCTTCCCTGCTGGTAGGTGGAGGCAAAGCGCTGCTGGAAGTGGTAATGGGCACTCTGCCTTTTCTTCGGGTTCTTGTTCCAGGGAGGAATTGGTTGAGGTCTGAATTCTGGCACCTAAGAAGCAGAGGAAAGAGACAGAGTAAGTGCCGTGCTCAGATCGTTAAGGCTGCGTCCACACGTAGCAGATACAATGCGGATTTTCGGTCTGGATCTGCAGACAGTATATCCACAGCATGGCACAGTAACAAATCTCATCCCACATATTGCAAAAAACTACCCGCCAGTAAATAGTCATGTGGTGACGGACTTTAAAACCTCAgcgggggacatttattaagaccgatgttTTCCATGCCGGTCTCAAGTCCCTCTGCAATGCCAGtggaagcgccaaagttatgtagaggagcaAGCCTCTACATAAGTTTGGCGCTTCAGTCCGCCAGGCCCTCTTGGTGgcgtagatttaaaggggttttcctcttTAATCAAAAGGTTTCACTTCTAATTGCATCATTTCTCTTTTGTTTTTAAGGGATATAAGACGTATATGGAATACCCCAAAAATGTATGAGGTaaaaattaaaaggggttttGCAAATACCTGATGATACTCCCTGGTACGGAGCATCGGGTGGAGGGTTATAAATCATCTTATTCACATAGACTTCATCATCTGAGGAGGAGCCCGAGTGGTAATCTGAAGTAACTTTCTCCATGGCGTGGTTCACTTTCCGAGAGATCTCTGTCTTATCTTCTTTACTTTCGAAGCTTGCCACCACAAATGAAGGGTTCTTCTCTCCATACCTAATGTAAGAGTTACAATCAAGTCAATAGACCATAATCAAGTTTATGTCTTCTTTCATTCATTTCTCATCTTGCCCCCACCCCCTCTCTCGTTACCAACTACCTATAGGTTTTACTCATTTACACTGCGGTGATACTACCTGGATATTacgctgtttttcccatcttctGAACACTACTATTGGAAGGACCTCTTATCTGTTTTAAAACCATAGgtctcaaagctacttgagcaacatgtccattctgaactgtcctctcacctctcctcctgctccatctTAGACCGCCTACAATTTCGCTTCCGACCCCACCTACTCGACTGAGACTACCCTTACCatagtcaccaatgacctactaacaaccaaaaccaaaaaacattactctgtcctccttctccttgacctgtcctctgcctttgacactgtcaaccactcccttctgttgcaaactctctcatcccttggcatcactgacctggccctttcctggatcacatcatacctcacagaacgGATGTTTAGAGTCtcccaccacctcctcgtctcattccctctctgttggtgtcccacaaggctctgtcttaggacccctgctcttctctatctacactttctgcctgggacatCTCAtcgtcccatggctttcagtatcactcctatgctgacgacacacaaatctacctctctggtccagacatcaccaccttactatcaagaatcccacaatgtctatctgctATATCATCCTCCTTCGcatttcgctttctaaaacttaacatggataaaacagaatttatcatcTTTCCCCCGTCCTGCtcaaccccccccaacagacctatctatcacgatcaatggctgcacactctccccagtcaatagcccgctgccttggagtgaccttggattctgccctctcctgccgaccgcacatccaagcccttttcaccacctgccgcctccaactcaaaaacatctcccgcatccgctctttccttaactttgaatctgcgaaaatgcttgtacatgccctcatctcccacctagactactgcatcattctcctctgtggccttccgtctagcactctcgcacccctccaatctatcctcaactctgcttccCGACTAatacacctctcaccctgttactcctctgcctgtcccctctgccaatcccttcactggctccccattgcccagctaattcacttcaaagtactaacaaatacatacaaggccgtccacaacctgtcccctccctacatctctcagCTACTTTCCGAAttcatccccacacgcactctccgatcctcacaagacctccttccctcttcttatcacctcttcccacaatctcctccaagatttctcccgagcatcccccacactctggaacccACTACccaaacatatcagactctcacctgcagtggaatccttcaaaagaaacccgaaaacccacctcttcagacaagcctacaaccagtgaccctgcttccgctataccgccatgaccaacttcacccgcatctactgtgtccttctcccataccatgtagattgtaagccctcacgggaaGGGCCCTCTCCTTCTCTACCAGTTTAtaactcatcttgttcatgcttatagcaattgtctgtattatgtataccccttttcatatgtacagcgcgaTCAGCAGTCAGAGATccagctgttactgacagccggatccctgctgcatccaccattccggtggattaacccctatATGCAGTGGTCAGCGCTAaacgcggcatatgggaggtttgcgctccctcaccttatccatcgggtccccgtgctgctgtggcagggactggatggttgccatggcagtcccaagccattccaaggcttggggtTTGGCATATACGCAGGCCTAaaaggcccagcccccaggctgggtctcctaggcaactgttcactaacagttcaatacaaatgcattgtgctgcattgaaacagggatcagaccctgcaATGTTGAAgttccagagtgggacaaataataaagtgaaaaataataataataaataaaaaaaagggcccttttcacaaaataaagtaaaataaaaaaagtagacattaggtatcgccgcgtccgtatctactagctttataaaaatatcacgacctaacccctcaggtgaaccctatctaaaaaaatataataaaaactgtgctaaaaaaaggcattttttgtcaccttacatcacaaaaagtgtaaggcTATGTCTAcaagacgacatttgtcgcgtgacaatttttataatgatagtctatggtgtcacactgcaacatgcgacatgctgcgactgttgcaaaaaatccattcaagatggatttttctgcgactgtcgcgtcgcagcaagTCGCatattgcagtgcgacaccatggaCTATCATTATACAAATTGTCGCACGACAGATgtggcagtgtagttgtgccctctgtcacacgacaaatgtcgttgtgtagacctatagcaagcgatcaatgcacccctaaatagtgccaaacattcatctcatcctgcaaaaataccCTACCTAGAGTCCTAGAGACCAagccaattgcccaaaaaataaataataaatgtatatGGCTATTAccgcatccataagaacctgctgtataaaaatatcacatgacctaaccgctcaggtggacacaaaaaaatatatatatatatttttttttaagtgtgtcaaaaaagccttttttttgtcaccttacatcacaaagtgtaataccaagcgatcaaaaagtcatatgcaccctaaaatagtaccaatcaaactgtcctctcatactgaaaaaaatgagcccctacataaggccaaaattttaaaaaaactatggctttcaaaatatggagacaaaaaaaaaatatcattttcttcaaaaatgctttatgtaaaactgaaacaagtcatatttggtattttcacgtccgtaacaacctgctctataaaaataacacggtctaacctgttagatgaacactgtaaataacaaaaaataaaaaacggtgccaaaacagctatttcttgttattttgcctcacaaagtgtaatatagagcaaccaaaaatcatatgtaccctaaaatagtaccaacaaaactgccactttatccatagtttccaaaatggagtctttttttttgagtttctagtctacagggagtgcagaattattaggcaaatgagtattttgacaacatcatcctctttatgcatgttgtcttactccaagctgtataggctcgaaagcctactaccaattaagcatattaggtgatgtgcatctctgtaatgagaaggggtgtggtctaatgacatcaacaccctatatcaggtgtgcataattattaggcaacttcctttcctttggcaaaatgggtcaaaagaaggacttgacaggctcagaaaagtcaaaaatagtgagatatcttgcagagggatgcagcactcttaaaattgcaaagcttctgaagcgtgatcatcgaacaatcaagcgtttcattcaaaatagtcaacagggtcgcaagaagcgtgtggaaaaaccaaggcgcaaaataactgcccatgaactgagaaaagtcaagcgtgcagctgccaagatgccacttgccaccagtttggccatatttcagagctgcaacatcactggagtgcccaaaagcacaaggtgtgcaatactcagagacatggccaaggtaagaaaggctgaaagacgaccaccactgaacaagacacacaagctgaaacgtcaagactgggccaagaaatatctcaagactgatttttctaaggttttatggactgatgaaatgagagtgagtcttgatgggccagatggatgggcccgtggctggattggtaaagggcagagagctccagtccgactcagacgccagcaaggtggaggtggagtactggtttgggctggtatcatcaaagatgagcttgtggggccttttcgggttgaggatggagtcaagctcaactcccagtcctactgccagtttctggaagacaccttcttcaagcagtggtacaggaagaagtctgcatccttcaagaaaaacatgattttcatgcaggacaatgctccatcacacgcgtccaagtactccacagcgtggctggcaagaaagggtataaaagaagaaaatctaatgacataggcctccttgttcacctgatctgaaccccattgagaacctgtggtccatcatcaaatgtgagatttacaaggagggaaaacagtacacctctctgaacagtgtctgggaggctgtggttgctgctgcacgcaatgttgatggtgaacagatcaaaacactgacagaatccatggatggcaggcttttgagtgtccttgcaaaggtggctatattggtcactgattgttttgtttgttttgaatgtcagaaatgtatatttgtgaatgttgagatgttatattggtttcactggtaaaaataaataattgaaataggtatatatttgttttttgttaagttgcctaataattatgcacagtaatagtcacctgcacacacagatatccccctaaaatagctaaaactaaaaacaaactaaaaactacttccaaaaatattcagctttgatattaatgagttttttgggttcattgagaacataggttgttcaataataaaattaatcctcaaaaatacaacttgcctaataattctgcactccctgtaggggtgcatcagcggggcttcaaatgtgacatggcaacttaaaatcattccagtgaaatctgccctccaaaaaacatatggcgtacCTTTCCTTCTGCcgtgcagtttacgaccacatatggggtgtttctgtaaactacagaatcagggccataaatattgagttttgtttggctgttaacccttgctttgtaactggaaaaaaaatggaaaagctgCCAAaagagtgaaattctgaaatttcatctccattttccattaattcttgtggaacacctaaagggttaacaaagttagtcaaatcagttttgaataccttgaggggtgtaatttctaaaatggggtcatttttgggtggtttctattatgtaggcctcacaaagtgacttcagaactgaactagtccctaaaaagagggttttggaaattttcagaaaaatttcaagatttgcttctaaacttctaagccttctaacgtcccaaaaaataaaatggcattaacaaaattatccaaacatgaagtagacatatggggaatggaaagtaataactttttttggagttattactatccattataaaagtagagaaattttaatttggaaatttgctacttttaaaaaaaattggtaaatttggtatattttttttataaattaaaatgaaattgtttgacttaattttaccactgtcatgaagtacaatatgtgacaagaaaatctcagaatggcctggataagtaaaagcgttataaagttatcaccacttaaagtgacatgtcagatttgcaaaaaatggcctggtccttaaggtgaaaaatggctgggtcctgaaggggttaataataataataaatcttattttaattgtatttttccaGTAAACAGTGCCATCTGCTGATCACCAGACAGTACTGCACAAACGTTAATTCCAAAGATCTCTGTGGTCACACAATAGAAAACCATGTCGATTCTGAAAGAACATTTCACAGACCAATTTCCACAGCGAGAGGTACGAGTGCCAGTCATCCACCCAGATGAGGCGTTTCAATCTTCTACATAGGTAATTGAAGCTGGCGACAAGCGGACACTACACCGGGCCGCACATCCACAAGCTTCAATGCACTGTCTGCAGAACATCATTTACAGACATGAGGCTCTTTGTTTAGGTTTTCATTAAATTGCATAAAACCCATTTCCCTGCGaccccacttaaaggggttgcgcagCGCTACAATATTGCGCGAGTGCTGCTTCCGCTCCGTGAGCGCTGTCTCGCTTGTAGAGGCGTTGCAGTATAATTACATTACATCCACTTGAATGGGAgagtagttgtaattacactatgtcacctctACAAGCGAGACGAGGCGCAGGTAATTTGGAAGCGGAACCAGCGCCACTATCACTTCAAACTGCTGACCAGTGGGGGTGCAGGGTATCAGATTCTCACCaatctcatactgatgacctatccggaggatagcTACACCACCCAAGTATGTACCTATACTACTGGGTGTCTGAGACCACATGGAAAGATGAGCCTCTGTTCACGTGCTGGGGGGCTGCATGGCAGCTGTTGCTGTGCCCATGGGGTGATTTCACCTAGATCTGTGGGGGCTTAGActggaaaaggagtgcagcactggGACCGTCCGTTGGTAGGGGCACACTTACAAAAAGGTTGCTGTGAAATGGGCAAGTGGCATATACATTGTGATTAAAACGTGTAATAATAGGGCCAGTTTTGAGGCGGCAGCAATAAAACCTGAAAAACGACACTTTGGATGGTATAATTACTGTATCTGCAAACGTTAGCAATTTCAGCATTTCTTATTTCTCTTGTTTTAAAATGTGTCTTCTCCATATTTCTTACTGAACGTAGCTCAGAAGGTACCTACAGGTTGAGGACctatccggcattcatttccttcTTCCTACAATTTGACTGTTTTAATAATGACTCAGGAGGCTCAGGATGAACAGCTCCATAAGTGGCAGTAGTATAGGGAAAGATGTAAGTTTGATAAGATTATGAGATAGTTCAGACTGACTAGGCCTGTACTGTACATGGCCTTACATCTCCCATAATCTCAGGTGATTGGGGTCCGCTATAAAGCCCACCTACCTATCAAAATGATCTCCAGGAAGGTGCTTATTTTCTATACACAGTGCAGGGTTGGAATcggatctgtcatgggtaaatcAGCTTCCTATCAAACTGACCCTAATCTAAGCTGGAGTCAGGGAAAGTGGACTGTGAGCCCCAATAGAGAAGAGGAGCGGTGGGAATGATGCCAATCTGTAGAGCGCAGTGAAGTATCCTATACGCAATAAATGAAGAAATATGGCTCTTCCCTTTCCACAAAGGCGCTCAGTCATTTTAAGAAACAGGGTCATTAACTAGTTAAACAGCAAAACCTTATTTTTCCCTGGTCCCTCCTTCCTTTGGCCCGCGCAGTATGGACTCCGGTGGGTATTTGGTACCCAGCTGCCAAATGTGTTCCTTGTTGGTTTTACATGCTCGCCCTGCTCTAATCCTGCAATTATTAGACTCTGCCAGATGACAGAATTTTCCGTAGAAGAAGGGGATGCCAAGGAAGGGGATTACAGACGGGAGCCTGCGCCATATCTTACAATGTTCTGGATGGCATGGGGCGCTTAACCAAGTAATGACACGCAGAGAACTAACAACCGGTAAGAGCGCATCATCTCATTTATAGAGAAAtcttgttccaatggcgttttctGCAGGTTTTGTCTGAAGTTACCTCGTGTATCTTGTGTGGAAGGCTGCGCTCTCTGGAATCTCTCCGCACCGCGGTGTTCATCAGCGTCTGGCTGCCGAGTGCCGCTGATCAATGTGTATCCAGGTGTAAAGACAGAATTAAATTCTCTACAGCTCCAGGTCCTCCATTAGTAAGGGCTGAGGACTATATACTTGTCACCCCACCATTACAAACACACTTCTACTTTTATGTTCACATAACCATATGactgcttattttttgtgggaaaagttggatttttttttttgtaattgcaccAATTCATTTGCCATAATAATATATTCAATAAATCTGCAGGGTGAAATTgagggaaaaaaattcaatttggctactGCTTTTCAGGTTTCATTTCTGCTGCGTTCACTGTGcgttaaaacagacatgttaccTGATCAACGACACCAAATCTATCATGCATACGCTTCACTACTTAAAAAAATGTGAGTAGGGACCATGTGGTCTTATTTGATTGATTGATCTGGACATTGGCATGAAACAGAACTTCATATTGTATGTTTCTACAGCCTTTGGATACAGCACCTGCCCTTATCTAAGTAGGCTTCTGACCAATTTGATTGTCCAGGACTTTAAGTAAGTGACCCTAGTGGGCTGAAATATTAAATAACTCTGCAACAAGCACTCATTCTGATATCTCTCTACCTTCCATCTACAGGTGGGATATATCCAATGGTCCGCTTGGTCCCACACACAGCCGTCCGGTCCTATGTCCTCCATGTGTATCATAAGTAGATCTAAATTATCTCTTTATGTAACTGTTTACCCATGACTGTCTCctgaccccctgatgaacctagaagtaggggaaacgcgtcggggtattGATGAGAAATAGCCTGGGAACGTACTGTCATCACAACGTTTCTTTTGGGCTTCTCGTAATGGTGTTATAGGATTTATCTTTTCCTCTGCACCTATATATCCGTTTCAGTTTTCTATCCATATGGGCTGTTGTCTATACAGGTATCAACTAACTGTGACACAGTAAATATCCGTTGTTTCTACGGGGTACCCAGGTATTGCTGATTGAGAGGAGGGTATACGTAGGCCAGTCAgtccaggaacgaggacagggagtctccaccatcaggggacgtccctgggctgaggattTATTCAGGGTGAGTGCAGGGACAGGTAAGACATTCTAGCACTCCCCCGATTACTGCCCTGTGTACACCAAACCTCTATAGCCATATCATTGGTTAATTACCCCGTGTAAACATTTTTTATCGCTCTATCATTTGTTTCACAAATTTTTCACTGGTGAATCACTAAGGTGGTGTAATTTTATTAGTATAATGAAGTAAAAGTTATTTTAGACTATGACCCCTCTATAAATAGTTTATTAACTCAGCTGGACATTTATATAAaatactacccccccccccccccacacacttttttAGTTTTCCTAGGGGACTTAAATATGGATCGGTTCATACCATATGCTGCAAGGACAACAGAGGGAGACCCCCTCCCTACCTATAATCGCCCAGATGGCGCAGTTATTACTATGACATCTGAGAAGTTAAATTATCATAATCAGAGTTAGTCATCTCCGAGCCTGGTCATTGCCAAACAGGTGTCGGCCACTGCGTATGGAGCAGACTCACTTCATACTCCCACTTCCGCCATTATGATCTCCATGTATATCAAATGTCAGGAAGGGATGATTAATGAAGATCCCAGGTTGGACGCGATGACGTAGACACGCTACGTTGCGCCTCCCTCCTGCCCCTCCACAGCATGCAACCTATCTGCCGTCCCAAAAGATCCGAGGGCCTCGCCACCTCACTGCTTCACCGTTTAACCACCTAACTGGCTTTCACCTGGACCTTTCAGATCTCCCTCGCTCTACCTTGCTGCCTGTTTCCATTTGTAGCTTCGTGGAGAACCCCTGTCTCTGGCTGGTTGCTCCTTTGCCTCCTGGTGGTCCAGGTATTTGGGTCTGAGTAGACACTCCCCCATGTCCTTCCTGGTTTGTTCCCTCGGCCCGTCCTCACTCCTGTTTCCCTCTGTATGCTCCTCGCTCTTCCTGCGTTTGCTCTTCGGAGTTTCGCTTTGTATGGCAATTTGTTAAACTATTTGATGGCATTTTCCCTTTTGATAATTAATATGAGAATGTAA
This is a stretch of genomic DNA from Bufo gargarizans isolate SCDJY-AF-19 chromosome 3, ASM1485885v1, whole genome shotgun sequence. It encodes these proteins:
- the BTG3 gene encoding protein BTG3 yields the protein MKNEISAVVFFLSRLLKNNKKLHKEEIEMFSEELGRILHDKYVDHWYPETPTKGQAYRCIRVNRCQGVDPDLQKACFSSGLLYEDLGLPLEMTLWVDPCEVCCRYGEKNPSFVVASFESKEDKTEISRKVNHAMEKVTSDYHSGSSSDDEVYVNKMIYNPPPDAPYQGVSSGARIQTSTNSSLEQEPEEKAECPLPLPAALCLHLPAGKKQGLRSRAMVAASHAGRAEPLAQRAYVGGRAPVLSLSDQYL